In one Leishmania major strain Friedlin complete genome, chromosome 21 genomic region, the following are encoded:
- a CDS encoding putative centromere/microtubule binding protein cbf5, with the protein MGKKKVGEIQRSEDFCIPAGDRDANSALPAEEWPLLLKNYDKMNVRSTHFTLLECGWSPLRRPLAEYIKYGMINMDKPSNPSSHEVVSWIKRILKCDKTGHAGTLDPKVTGALIICTDRATRLVKSQQNAGKTYIGVLRLHDTVSQKKVDAALQRLTGPCFQRPPLIAAVKRQLRIRNIYSNQLIEYDKHRHLAVFETHCEAGTYIRTLCVHVGLILGAGGHMEELRRIRTGVITENDHLSTMHDVMDAQWLYENEKDDTYLRRVILPCEYLLSNHKRIVVKDSAVNAVCYGAKLMIPGLARFDNGIERDDVVVLMTTKGEAIALAYAEMTTSQMASVDHGIVARSKRVIMDRDTYPRRWGLGPIAVKKRSMMKDGLLDKYGRPQSNTPSDWFYVDYGGVKTNAEGVQYGQAPSKVGGVKRQRVPDSDDD; encoded by the coding sequence AAGAACTATGACAAGATGAACGTCCGCTCTACCCATTTCACGCTACTAGAGTGCGGCTGGTCACCACTACGCCGCCCCTTAGCCGAGTACATCAAGTACGGCATGATCAACATGGATAAGCCCTCCAACCCTAGCTCTCACGAGGTTGTCTCCTGGATCAAGCGCATTTTGAAGTGCGACAAGACTGGCCACGCCGGTACACTCGATCCCAAAGTGACTGGTGCGTTAATTATCTGCACCGACCGTGCCACGCGCTTGGTGAAGTCCCAACAAAACGCAGGTAAGACGTACATTGGTGTACTGCGCCTTCACGATACGGTGAGCCAGAAGAAGGTGGATGCGGCTCTCCAGCGGCTTACGGGTCCGTGTTTCCAGCGTCCTCCTCTGATCGCGGCAGTAAAACGCCAGCTCCGCATTCGCAACATCTACTCTAACCAACTGATCGAGTATGACAAGCACCGGCACCTGGCCGTGTTCGAGACGCACTGCGAGGCCGGTACCTACATTCGTACCCTTTGCGTGCATGTCGGCCTCATCCTCGGCGCTGGTGGCCACATggaagagctgcgccgcatccgcaCCGGTGTCATCACCGAGAACGATCACCTGTCCACCATGCACGATGTCATGGATGCTCAGTGGCTCTACGAGAACGAGAAGGATGACACATATCTGCGCCGCGTCATCCTGCCATGCGAGTACCTCTTGTCGAACCACAAGCGCATCGTCGTGAAGGACTCCGCCGTCAACGCCGTGTGCTATGGTGCGAAGCTGATGATTCCTGGTCTCGCGCGCTTTGACAACGGCATTGAGCGCGATGACGTTGTGGTGCTGATGACCACGAAAGGTGAGGCCATTGCTCTTGCGTATGCGGAGATGACCACGTCTCAAATGGCTTCCGTTGACCACGGCATCGTCGCGCGAAGCAAGCGCGTGATCATGGACCGTGACACAtacccgcgccgctggggtcTCGGCCCGATCGCTGTGAAGAAGCGTTCGATGATGAAGGACGGCCTCTTGGACAAGTACGGTCGCCCACAGTCGAACACCCCGTCGGACTGGTTCTACGTCGACTACGGAGGCGTGAAAACAAACGCAGAAGGTGTCCAATACGGTCAGGCTCCGTCCAAGGTGGGCGGTGTAAAGCGCCAGCGCGTGCCGGACTCTGATGATGATTAG